In one Gossypium hirsutum isolate 1008001.06 chromosome D09, Gossypium_hirsutum_v2.1, whole genome shotgun sequence genomic region, the following are encoded:
- the LOC107892211 gene encoding peptidyl serine alpha-galactosyltransferase, with protein sequence MANFLAFLMLVSFWVSFISGQNPGLEAPYRIHTLFSVECQNYFDWQTVGFMHSFKKAQQPGPVTRLLSCTEEEKKNYKGMDLAPTLEVPSMSRHPKTGDWYPAINKPAGIVHWLKHSKDAQSTDWVVILDADMILRGPIIPWELGAEKGHPVAAYYGYLIGCDNILAKMHTKHPELCDKVGGLLAMHIDDLRVLAPLWLSKTEEVREDRAHWGTNITGDIYGTGWISEMYGYSFGAAEAGLRHKINDNLMIYPGYTPQPGVEPILLHYGLPFSVGNWSFSKLEHHEDGIVYECGRLFPEPPYPREIKLMEPDPNKRRALFLNIECINTMNEGLLLQHARNGCPKPKWSKYLSFLKSKTFAKLTQPKLLTPPRMQTEVAKEVKEIDEPIKPYPKIHTLFSTECTTYFDWQTVGLMHSFHLSGQPGNITRLLSCTDEDLKQYKGHDLAPTHYVPSMSRHPLTGDWYPAINKPAAVVHWLNHVNVDAEYIVILDADMILRGPITPWEFKAARGRPVSTPYEYLIGCDNELAKLHTRHPEACDKVGGVIIMHIDDLREFALLWLLKTEEVRADKAHYATNITGDIYESGWISEMYGYSFGAAELKLRHLISNEILIYPGYVPEPDVKYRVFHYGLEFKVGNWSFDKAKWREADMVNKCWATFPDPPDPSTLEQTDENELQRDLLSIECARTLNEALRLHHKRRNCPDPTALSNPALDTTKDIANSRKVGRFSKTDDIESNPVPRNHSQESSKPKVRDGLFSTLRFWIILLWVFSGLGFILVMLAMCSGYTSKGSSKGKSNKSRRRSYTGFLKTSARDRQGHKSDASL encoded by the exons ATGGCCAATTTCTTAGCTTTTCTGATGCTAGTTAGCTTTTGGGTTAGTTTCATTTCGGGTCAAAACCCGGGTCTTGAAGCTCCCTATAGGATCCACACTTTGTTCTCGGTGGAATGCCAGAACTACTTCGATTGGCAAACCGTCGGATTCATGCACAGCTTCAAGAAGGCCCAGCAACCCGGACCAGTGACCCGGTTACTGAGCTGtacggaggaagagaagaagaatTATAAAGGGATGGATTTGGCTCCAACTCTAGAAGTTCCCTCTATGAGTAGACATCCTAAAACTGGTGATTG GTATCCTGCAATTAACAAACCTGCTGGAATTGTCCACTGGCTAAAACATAGTAAAGATGCGCAGAGCACCGACTGGGTAGTGATTTTGGATGCGGACATGATCCTCCGAGGTCCGATTATACCTTGGGAACTTGGGGCAGAGAAAGGCCACCCTGTTGCTGCATATTATGG GTACTTGATAGGATGTGATAATATTTTGGCTAAAATGCATACAAAGCACCCAGAACTTTGTGACAAGGTTGGTGGGCTCTTAGCCATGCACATAGATGATCTTCGAGTTCTAGCACCTTTGTGGCTTTCAAAGACGGAAGAAGTACGAGAAGACAGAGCTCACTGGGGGACTAATATAACCGGTGACATCTATGGGACAGGCTGGATTAGCGAGATGTATGGTTATTCGTTTGGGGCAGCAGAA GCTGGACTTAGGCACAAGATTAATGACAACTTGATGATCTACCCGGGCTATACTCCACAACCGGGTGTTGAGCCTATTCTTCTACATTATGGCTTGCCATTTAGTGTGGGAAACTGGTCTTTCAGTAAATTAGAACACCATGAAGATGGAATTGTTTATGAGTGTGGGCGACTCTTTCCCGAGCCTCCTTATCCTAGAGAA ATTAAATTGATGGAACCTGATCCGAATAAAAGGCGTGCCTTGTTCTTGAATATTGAGTGTATTAATACCATGAATGAGGGTCTTCTGTTACAACATGCCAGAAATGGATGCCCGAAGCCAAAGTGGTCAAAATATCTAAGCTTTTTGAAAAGCAAAACTTTTGCGAAACTAACTCAACCGAAGCTTCTTACTCCTCCTAGGATGCAAACTGAGGTGGCCAAGGAGGTGAAGGAAATCGATGAACCTATAAAACCGTACCCGAAAATCCATACATTATTTTCGACCGAATGTACTACTTATTTTGATTGGCAAACTGTAGGGCTCATGCACAGTTTCCACCTCAGCGGCCAGCCCGGAAATATAACACGTCTTCTCAGCTGTACAGATGAGGACTTAAAGCAATACAAAGGCCATGACCTGGCACCCACTCATTATGTCCCTTCAATGAGCCGCCATCCGCTAACAGGCGACTG GTATCCGGCAATTAATAAACCAGCTGCTGTTGTTCATTGGCTCAACCATGTAAACGTTGATGCCGAGTACATAGTTATCCTTGATGCCGACATGATCTTAAGAGGCCCAATTACACCATGGGAGTTTAAAGCAGCACGTGGCCGACCAGTTTCAACCCCGTATGA ATACCTTATTGGTTGTGACAATGAGCTTGCTAAACTTCATACTCGCCATCCTGAGGCTTGTGACAAAGTTGGTGGTGTCATTATCATGCATATTGATGATCTCCGGGAATTTGCACTGCTATGGTTGCTTAAAACTGAGGAGGTCCGAGCTGACAAAGCTCATTATGCAACAAACATCACTGGAGATATATATGAATCTGGTTGGATCAGTGAAATGTACGGTTACTCGTTTGGTGCAGCGGAG TTGAAATTACGGCATCTCATAAGCAATGAGATATTAATATATCCCGGATATGTTCCCGAACCTGATGTCAAGTACAGAGTTTTCCACTACGGCTTGGAATTTAAAGTTGGGAACTGGAGCTTTGATAAAGCAAAGTGGAGAGAGGCTGACATGGTCAACAAATGCTGGGCTACATTTCCGGACCCTCCAGATCCTTCAACCCTTGAACAAACCGATGAGAACGAACTTCAACGAGACCTGCTTAGCATAGAATGTGCAAGAACACTAAATGAAGCACTGCGTTTGCATCACAAGAGGAGAAACTGCCCCGACCCTACTGCCTTATCAAATCCAGCATTGGATACAACTAAGGATATTGCAAATTCAAGGAAAGTCGGTAGGTTTTCCAAGACTGACGATATAGAAAGCAATCCCGTGCCCAGAAATCATTCTCAGGAATCATCTAAACCTAAAGTTAGAGATGGGCTATTCAGTACTTTAAGGTTCTGGATCATTCTTCTATGGGTGTTTTCTGGATTGGGTTTTATTTTAGTCATGTTAGCGATGTGTTCAGGTTATACAAGCAAGGGGTCATCAAAAGGGAAAAGTAACAAAAGCAGGAGAAGATCTTATACGGGGTTTTTAAAAACCAGTGCTCGTGATCGGCAAGGTCACAAGTCAGACGCATCATTGTAG